In Gadus chalcogrammus isolate NIFS_2021 chromosome 1, NIFS_Gcha_1.0, whole genome shotgun sequence, one DNA window encodes the following:
- the LOC130386905 gene encoding LOW QUALITY PROTEIN: tyrosine-protein phosphatase non-receptor type 7-like (The sequence of the model RefSeq protein was modified relative to this genomic sequence to represent the inferred CDS: inserted 2 bases in 1 codon; deleted 2 bases in 1 codon), with protein MQIRTHTSTHIRTMSTPAEVVQPSRAPTRPQSRLLDRRGSNLSLLLDVTSLGEEPVCSVSTPKEVWLQLLHTASRPLTHTELQLAALDTTTLNTEYQKIPPNFVNSEELNIPGHAIKDRYKTILPNPDSLVVLGSLQEEAGPEGAGPERYINANYIRGYRGAPKAYIATQGPMLHTRGDFWDMVWQEGSRVIVMVTRLKEDKEKCEQYWPAPRGGXEEEEEEEEEEEEEEEEEKQRVMERAFGRFLLRVIDRKMDEHVTVTDLEIQLSSERRVVRHYWFTSWPDHHVPESTAPLLRLVEEVETYNKSLPPASKPINSPVPTCQPIIVHCSAGVGRSGCFLAASLCCQQLRETSQLDVLETVSQLRLDRGGMIQTDEQYLFLYSVMAQFSRQLTLCPEQETPTLDQVQSRPVDQDLLGPPDLLLTPQLQGLTLEAPPLRNPGEQMENPPGGPENPGDPGRPT; from the exons atgcaaatacgcacacacacaagcacgcacattcGCACTATGAGCACTCCGGCTGAGGTGGTACAACCATCACGTGCTCCGACCAGACCTCAGAGTCGTCTCCTGGACAG GCGGGGCTCCAACTTGTCACTGCTGTTGGATGTGACCAGcttgggggaggagcctgtgtGTTCTGTCTCCACCCCCAAGGAGGTGTGGCTACAGCTTTTACACACTGCCTCAcgaccactcacacacacagagctgcagCTGGCCGCCCTGGACACAACCACATTGAACACAGAATaccag AAAATTCCTCCAAACTTTGTGAACTCTGAAGAACTTAACATCCCCGGGCACGCAATCAAGGACCGCTACAAAACCATCCTGCCTA ACCCTGACAGCCTGGTGGTCCTCGGGAGCCTACAGGAAGAGGCGGGACCGGAGGGGGCGGGACCGGAGCGCTACATCAACGCTAACTACATCCGG ggctacAGGGGGGCCCCGAAGGCCTACATAGCGACCCAGGGTCCGATGCTCCACACCCGGGGGGACTTCTGGGACATGGTGTGGCAGGAGGGGAGCCGGGTGATCGTCATGGTGACCAGACtgaaggaggacaaggag AAATGTGAGCAGTACTGGCCAGccccaagaggagg ggaggaggaggaggaggaggaggaggaggaggaggaggaggaggaggaggagaagcagagagtgatggagagggcT TTTGGAAGGTTTCTCCTCAGAGTGATTGACAGGAAGATGGATGAGCATGTGACCGTCACTGACCTCGAGATACAG CTGTCCTCAGAACGCCGTGTGGTCAGACATTATTGGTTCACGTCTTGGCCGGACCACCATGTCCCAGAATCCACTGCTCCTCTGCTGCgattggtggaggaggtggagacttATAACAAGTCCCTCCCACCAGCCAGCAAGCCAATCAACAGCCCGGTACCAACGTGTCAACCAATCATTGTTCACTGCAG TGCGGGGGTGGGGCGGTCCGGCTGTTTCCTGGCCGCCAGCCTGTGCTGCCAGCAGCTCAGAGAGACATCTCAGCTCGACGTCCTGGAGACTGTTTCCCAGCTGCGCCTCGACAG AGGTGGTATGATCCAGACGGACGAGCAGTACCTGTTCCTCTACAGCGTGATGGCCCAGTTCAGCAGGCAGCTCACACTCTGCCCG GAGCAGGAGACCCCGACCCTGGACCAGGTCCAGAGCAGACCCGTGGACCAGGACCTCCTGGGACCCCCAGACCTCCTTCTGACTCCCCAGCTCCAGGGTCTCACGCTGGAAGCTCCCCCACTGAGGAACCCTGGAGAACAGATGGAGAACCCCCCTGGGGGTCCGGAGAACCCTGGAGATCCCGGGAGACCAACCTAG
- the LOC130386914 gene encoding suppressor of tumorigenicity 14 protein homolog, whose translation MSSPSSGTGPRFSNEQGGDAAVGFLPASGSGKKRRRPSKKTAWKGLALLGGAAALALITGLLVWHFHLREDQKVQKTYGGVMGILDQQFAEAYEDPSSEEYQHLAGLVNSQLKVMYSKNSVLSKYFQESTVHAFSEEEDGVVAYYQSEFSLPGPRLSSLDQAIKSLEEPEGQQVRQGRLLLRPTNTLNVHRMVTGALDPRMTKPKFLKRNSTSLHVEKKGELRSPGFPDSSYNPSTFLQWKLRAQPHHRVRLEFHSLAMEEDCQKDFIKLYDSLVPIEHLVLAEKCGNVHKPMVFLSSENVMLLTMVTSKENNFRGFRATYSQIPLNTTCGGQLTGLSGVFTSPFFPAFYPPKTTCVWNIQVPKGHFIKLQFTDFSLADPAEGKAGCTKDYVEVNDQRLCGKKGSSVITVESTKMAVRFQSDDSNVDSGFDAKYEAFVPANPCPGRFHCDNHQCVNLTLQCDGWEDCADRSDENNCTCQESQFLCGNGRCKPSFWRCDGVDDCEDGSDEEHCGQCSAGQFRCHNDRCIPDNQTCDGTDDCSDGSDEAQCKKGVESKCSAQTYRCSSGGCISKVNPECDGEADCQDASDEANCECGTRPFKSSAVVGGEISQVGEWPWQVSLHVRGMGHVCGASVLNGGWLLTAAHCVQDDDNTRFSRVDLWEAMLGLHIQGQDSEWTVRRYLKRIIPHPSFDPKTYANDLALMELREPVALNQNIWPICLPSPAHQFHAGESAWITGWGTTREGGFKAAILQKAEVRVVNQTVCNTLMEGQITDGMLCAGFLKGGVDACQGDSGGPLSITAAVGGRVFQAGVVSWGDGCARKNRPGVYVRVTHHRAWIKEHTGL comes from the exons ATGTCTTCCCCGAGCTCCGGGACGGGGCCCAGGTTCAGTAACGAGCAG GGCGGGGATGCAGCGGTCGGGTTCCTCCCGGCCTCAGGCtcagggaagaagaggaggaggcctaGTAAGAAGACGGCGTGGAAGGGTCTGGCTCTgctggggggggctgctgctctGGCCCTCATCACAGGACTGCTCGTCTGGCACTTCCACC TGCGTGAAGACCAGAAGGTCCAGAAGACCTACGGGGGGGTGATGGGCATCTTAGACCAGCAGTTTGCGGAGGCCTACGAAGACCCCAGCAGCGAGGAGTACCAGCACCTCGCTGGGCTGGTCAACAGCCAG TTGAAGGTGATGTACTCCAAGAACTCGGTGCTGTCCAAGTACTTCCAGGAGTCTACGGTCCATGCCTTCAG TGAAGAGGAGGACGGCGTCGTGGCCTACTACCAGTCAGAGTTCAGCCTCCCGGGGCCCCGCCTCTCCTCCCTGGACCAGGCCATTAAGTCTCTGGAGGAGCCGGAGGGACAGCAGGTCCGCCAGGGCCgcctgctgctgagacccaccAACACCCTGAACGTCCACCGCATGGTGACTGGAG CCCTGGATCCACGCATGACAAAGCCCAAGTTCCTCA AGAGGAACTCCACCTCGCTCCACGTCGAGAAGAAGGGCGAGCTGCGGTCTCCGGGGTTCCCCGACTCCTCGTACAACCCCAGCACCTTCCTGCAGTGGAAGCTGAGGGCTCAGCCTCACCACAGGGTGCGCCTGGAGTTCCACAGCCTCGCCATGGAGGAGGACTGCCAGAAGGACTTCATCAAACTCTACGACTCCCTGGTCCCCATCGAGCACCTGGTCCTGGCAGA GAAGTGCGGAAACGTCCACAAGCCCATggtctttctttcttctgagaATGTGATGCTGCTCACCATGGTAACCAGCAAAGAGAATAACTTCCGAGGCTTCAGAGCCACCTACTCCCAGATCCCTCTTAACACCA CATGTGGGGGTCAGCTGACTGGCCTCTCAGGGGTCTTCACCTCACCCTTCTTCCCGGCATTCTACCCTCCTAAGACGACATGCGTGTGGAACATTCAG gtccCCAAAGGCCACTTTATCAAACTCCAGTTCACTGATTTCTCTCTGGCAGACCCAGCAGAGGGCAAAGCGGGGTGTACCAAGGATTATGTAGAGGTCAATGACCAAAG GCTCTGTGGAAAGAAAGGCAGCAGCGTCATCACCGTAGAAAGCACCAAGATGGCCGTCAGGTTCCAGTCCGACGACTCCAACGTGGATTCTGGATTCGATGCCAAATACGAAGCCTTCGTCCCTGCTAACC CATGCCCTGGGCGTTTCCACTGCGACAACCACCAGTGTGTGAACCTCACTCTGCAATGTGACGGCTGGGAGGACTGTGCGGACCGCAGCGACGAGAACAACTGCA cctgCCAGGAGAGCCAGTTCCTCTGTGGTAACGGGAGGTGTAAGCCCAGCTTCTGGAGGTGTGACGGAGTGGACGACTGTGAAGACGGCTCTGACGAGGAGCACTGTG GGCAGTGCAGTGCAGGACAGTTCCGTTGTCATAACGACCGCTGCATCCCAGACAACCAGACGTGTGACGGGACGGACGACTGCTCGGATGGGTCGGACGAGGCCCAGTGTAAGAAGG gggtggagTCCAAGTGCTCGGCTCAGACCTACCGATGCAGCTCTGGGGGGTGCATCAGTAAGGTGAACCCAGAGTGTGACGGAGAAGCAGACTGTCAGGACGCCTCTGATGAAGCCAACTGTG agtgtgGGACCCGTCCCTTCAAGAGCTCGGCCGTGGTCGGGGGGGAGATCTCTCAGGTGGGGGAGTGGCCCTGGCAGGTGAGCCTCCACGTCCGCGGCATGGGTCACGTGTGTGGGGCCTCCGTCCTGAACGGCGGCTGGCTGCTCACCGCCGCGCACTGTGTCCAAGACGACGACAACACcag GTTCTCCAgggtggacctctgggaggccATGCTGGGTCTCCACATCCAGGGCCAAGACAGCGAGTGGACGGTGAGGAGGTACCTGAAGAGGATCATCCCCCACCCGAGCTTCGACCCCAAGACCTACGCCAACGACCTCGCCCTGATGGAGCTGCGGGAGCCCGTCGCCCTCAACCAGAACATCTGGCCCATCTGCCTgcccagccccgcccaccagTTCCATGCCGGGGAGTCGGCCTGGATCACTGGCTGGGGAACCaccagggagggag GTTTTAAAGCGGCCATCTTGCAGAAGGCGGAGGTTCGCGTGGTGAACCAAACGGTTTGCAATACTCTGATGGAGGGCCAGATCACAGACGGTATGCTGTGTGCCGGCTTCCTGAAGGGAGGCGTGGACGCCTGTCAG GGTGACTCTGGCGGGCCCCTGTCCATCACGGCGGCGGTGGGTGGGCGTGTCTTCCAGGCGGGCGTGGTCAGCTGGGGAGACGGCTGCGCCCGTAAGAACCGGCCCGGCGTGTACGTCCGCGTCACGCATCACCGCGCCTGGATCAAGGAGCACACGGGCCTGTAG